From Chryseobacterium gallinarum, one genomic window encodes:
- a CDS encoding helix-turn-helix domain-containing protein: MNNHFFDLIEYTNRSVFLTGKAGTGKTTFLNDFVRRTRKKHIVIAPTGIAAINAGGVTIHSMFGLPLRTFLPTTERIDTSLANNIADLMPHFKYRKDKLKLLREVEIIIIDEVSMLRADVLDMMDFSLRFIRRNNQRFGGVQMLFIGDLYQLPPVVRDEHVLKMYYDSPFFFDSHAIKEIPLVTIELTKVYRQSDQEFLKVLNAIRDGDTDNIDFDHLNERYDPDFDMGKESYVYLCSHNKMADEINQEKLAEIKADARTYEAKLVGDFKENQFPNDQFLELKVGAQIMFIRNDVSGEKKYFNGKLGEIISLDEDEIRVVLDGSEMEITVKRETWEQKKYFLDTEKNIKEEVLGSFEQFPIKLAWAVTIHKSQGLTFDKVIIDAGKSFTAGQVYVALSRCRTLEGIVLKSKITPEVIFKDNRILHFHTGTVANDHVEEILNREKYDYSIRKVLRTLDCLWFLKEVENWNNLSIVTKNIDHVKTNQLYLQLKHEAVTLGKIFEKLERIIFQKVNNFIGEKEEWSEIENKTKGAVNFFFTETRNKIFDPLKDFYAEIKGAKGLKQYNEELRDWLEDIEEYLNSLKEIHLLDTKLLDEKNDKEVSLKIAKVPSQVLTFQLFEQGKTIGEIALERGLVKETVIGHLAKFAEQGLLDISRVITSDKIKAFETEFYKKSHETLTEWKNALPSHFEFNEIRILLNHYNYKKGKNS; this comes from the coding sequence ATGAATAATCATTTTTTTGACTTAATAGAGTACACCAACAGAAGTGTTTTCCTGACCGGAAAAGCCGGAACAGGAAAAACCACCTTTCTTAATGATTTTGTAAGGCGGACAAGAAAAAAACATATTGTTATAGCTCCTACGGGAATTGCAGCTATCAATGCGGGAGGGGTTACCATCCATTCCATGTTTGGTTTGCCCTTAAGAACCTTCCTGCCCACTACGGAAAGAATAGATACCAGTTTGGCCAATAATATTGCCGACCTGATGCCTCATTTCAAATACAGAAAAGACAAGCTTAAACTTTTGCGGGAAGTTGAGATTATCATTATTGATGAGGTTTCTATGCTGAGAGCAGACGTACTGGACATGATGGATTTCTCCTTACGTTTTATCAGAAGAAACAATCAGAGGTTTGGTGGGGTACAGATGCTGTTTATCGGGGATTTATATCAGCTTCCTCCGGTAGTAAGGGATGAACATGTTTTAAAAATGTATTATGACTCACCCTTCTTTTTCGATAGCCATGCCATTAAAGAAATTCCTTTGGTTACTATTGAATTAACCAAGGTTTACCGGCAATCTGACCAGGAATTCCTTAAAGTTTTAAATGCTATCCGGGACGGAGATACAGACAATATAGATTTTGATCATCTTAATGAAAGGTATGACCCGGATTTTGATATGGGCAAAGAATCTTATGTATATCTGTGTTCTCACAATAAAATGGCAGATGAAATCAACCAGGAAAAACTGGCAGAAATAAAAGCAGATGCCAGGACATATGAAGCAAAACTTGTAGGAGATTTTAAAGAAAACCAGTTTCCTAACGACCAGTTTTTAGAGCTGAAGGTAGGAGCGCAGATCATGTTTATCAGAAACGATGTTTCCGGAGAAAAAAAATATTTTAACGGAAAGCTTGGTGAAATTATTAGCCTGGATGAAGATGAGATACGTGTTGTTCTGGACGGCAGCGAAATGGAAATTACAGTAAAAAGGGAAACCTGGGAACAGAAAAAATATTTCCTGGACACTGAAAAAAACATTAAAGAAGAGGTTCTGGGAAGTTTTGAACAGTTTCCCATTAAACTAGCCTGGGCTGTTACCATTCACAAAAGCCAGGGATTAACATTTGATAAAGTGATTATCGATGCGGGTAAAAGCTTTACTGCCGGTCAGGTGTATGTTGCTTTATCGCGTTGCAGAACATTGGAAGGAATTGTTTTAAAATCAAAAATTACTCCGGAAGTCATTTTTAAAGATAACAGGATTCTTCATTTTCATACCGGCACCGTTGCCAATGATCATGTCGAGGAAATCCTGAATAGAGAAAAGTATGATTATAGTATCAGGAAAGTGCTTAGGACACTGGATTGCTTATGGTTTCTAAAAGAAGTTGAAAACTGGAATAACCTGTCAATTGTTACAAAAAATATCGACCACGTTAAAACCAACCAGTTGTATCTTCAGTTGAAGCATGAAGCAGTAACCCTCGGAAAGATTTTTGAAAAACTGGAAAGGATTATTTTCCAAAAGGTAAATAATTTTATCGGTGAAAAAGAGGAGTGGTCCGAAATAGAAAATAAAACAAAAGGTGCCGTTAATTTTTTCTTTACTGAAACCAGAAACAAGATTTTCGATCCTTTAAAAGATTTTTATGCTGAGATCAAAGGAGCTAAAGGATTGAAACAGTACAATGAAGAACTCAGAGACTGGCTTGAAGATATTGAAGAATACCTTAACAGTCTGAAAGAAATTCATTTGCTGGATACTAAACTGCTGGATGAAAAGAACGATAAAGAAGTCAGTCTCAAAATTGCTAAAGTTCCTTCACAGGTTTTAACCTTCCAATTATTTGAACAAGGAAAAACCATTGGTGAAATTGCTTTGGAAAGAGGGCTGGTAAAGGAAACGGTCATCGGACACCTTGCAAAATTTGCAGAACAGGGATTGCTGGATATTTCAAGAGTGATTACTTCGGATAAAATAAAAGCCTTTGAAACGGAGTTTTACAAGAAATCACACGAGACCTTAACGGAATGGAAAAATGCACTTCCCAGTCATTTTGAATTTAATGAAATCAGGATTCTTTTGAATCATTACAACTATAAAAAGGGGAAGAATTCATAA
- a CDS encoding NADPH-dependent FMN reductase, producing MNSPGKILVIIGSATKNSSNQKLMEQVLEKNPGIHFQMYDDLSAFPHFDTSCTDVNIPKEIVKIREDIQHSAGVIFSTPEYIFSIPSRLKNVLEWCVSTNVFTDKPVACITGSASGEKGHEELLLLLTTLGAKINDKHQLLIKGIKGKIKPDGSVENNTFAKVLQLVTDFSESVS from the coding sequence ATGAATTCTCCCGGAAAGATCCTGGTTATCATTGGAAGTGCAACAAAGAATTCCAGCAATCAGAAGCTTATGGAGCAGGTGTTGGAAAAAAATCCGGGTATTCATTTCCAGATGTATGATGACCTGTCTGCTTTTCCGCATTTTGATACTTCATGCACTGATGTCAATATCCCCAAAGAGATAGTGAAAATCAGAGAGGATATCCAACATTCAGCGGGAGTCATATTTTCTACACCGGAATATATTTTCAGTATTCCGAGCAGATTAAAGAATGTATTGGAGTGGTGTGTTTCCACAAATGTCTTTACAGATAAACCTGTTGCATGTATTACGGGTTCGGCCAGTGGAGAGAAGGGGCATGAAGAGTTATTATTGCTTTTAACAACGTTGGGAGCAAAAATAAATGACAAACATCAGCTTTTGATAAAAGGGATAAAAGGTAAAATAAAGCCTGATGGCTCAGTTGAAAACAATACCTTTGCTAAAGTACTGCAATTGGTAACGGATTTTTCAGAATCCGTTTCATAA
- the hemH gene encoding ferrochelatase: protein MNKKGILLVNLGSPRSTAVNDVKEYLDEFLMDERVIDYRWIFRALLVRGIILKTRPAQSAEAYKTVWTEEGSPLIVITEKIQKKLQKLVDVPVEIGMRYAEPSIETGIQKLVDQGVSEIVLFPLYPQYAMSTTETVIEKAEEVRKKKFPQVKINYIQPFYNRDIYINCLAESIKEKLPENFDALQFSYHGVPERHIYKTDPTKTCNLNDCCSRDENPSHQFCYRHQCYKTTQLVIEKLNLPKEKTIVSFQSRLGKDKWIEPYTDETLETIGKKGIKNLAIVCPAFVSDCLETLEEISVEGKEQFLHGGGENFHYIPCLNDEDRWIEVVKTLCEEKLNDFYLV from the coding sequence TTGAATAAAAAAGGAATTTTACTGGTCAATCTTGGCTCTCCAAGATCCACGGCTGTAAATGATGTAAAAGAATATCTTGACGAATTTTTAATGGACGAAAGGGTAATTGATTACCGTTGGATTTTCCGTGCACTTCTGGTTCGGGGAATTATCTTAAAAACAAGACCTGCCCAATCTGCCGAAGCCTATAAAACGGTATGGACGGAAGAAGGCTCTCCCTTAATTGTCATTACTGAAAAAATTCAGAAAAAGCTTCAAAAACTGGTGGATGTCCCTGTAGAAATAGGGATGAGATATGCTGAACCAAGTATTGAAACCGGTATTCAGAAACTGGTAGATCAGGGAGTTTCCGAAATCGTTCTTTTTCCATTGTATCCTCAATATGCCATGAGTACAACGGAAACCGTTATTGAAAAAGCAGAAGAAGTAAGGAAAAAGAAATTTCCACAGGTTAAGATCAATTATATTCAGCCTTTTTACAACAGGGATATTTATATCAATTGTCTGGCAGAAAGTATTAAGGAAAAGCTTCCGGAAAATTTTGATGCGCTGCAGTTTTCTTATCATGGGGTTCCGGAGAGACATATTTATAAAACAGATCCTACCAAAACCTGTAATCTTAACGATTGCTGTTCCAGAGATGAGAATCCAAGTCATCAGTTTTGCTACCGTCACCAATGTTATAAAACAACACAACTTGTCATTGAAAAACTGAATTTACCTAAAGAAAAAACCATCGTTTCTTTCCAGTCAAGATTAGGAAAAGATAAGTGGATTGAACCTTATACAGATGAAACACTGGAAACAATTGGTAAAAAAGGAATAAAAAACCTGGCCATAGTCTGCCCGGCATTTGTTTCAGACTGCCTGGAAACACTGGAGGAAATCTCTGTAGAAGGTAAAGAACAGTTCCTGCACGGTGGCGGTGAGAATTTCCATTACATTCCCTGTCTGAATGATGAAGACCGATGGATTGAAGTGGTAAAAACACTTTGCGAAGAAAAACTAAACGACTTTTACCTGGTGTAA
- a CDS encoding gamma carbonic anhydrase family protein, translating into MALVKELLGKIPQIGENTFLAETATIIGDVTMGKDCSVWYNAVIRGDVHYIKMGDKVNVQDNAMLHCTYQKHPLNIGNNVSIGHNAIVHGCTIHDNVLIGMGAIVMDDCLVEENSIVGAGSVVTQGTHIKSGEVWGGVPAKKIKDINAQLLEGEVNRIADNYVKYSSWYKENAKNYEL; encoded by the coding sequence ATGGCACTTGTAAAAGAACTTTTAGGAAAAATACCTCAGATCGGGGAAAACACATTTTTAGCTGAGACGGCTACAATTATCGGAGATGTTACCATGGGAAAAGACTGCAGTGTTTGGTATAATGCTGTGATCAGAGGAGATGTTCATTACATCAAAATGGGTGATAAAGTAAATGTTCAGGATAATGCAATGCTTCACTGTACCTATCAGAAACATCCTTTAAATATCGGGAATAATGTTTCCATAGGACATAATGCCATTGTTCATGGATGTACAATTCATGATAATGTACTGATCGGGATGGGAGCTATCGTAATGGATGACTGTCTGGTAGAAGAAAATTCTATTGTAGGAGCCGGCTCTGTAGTGACTCAGGGGACTCATATCAAATCCGGGGAAGTATGGGGAGGCGTTCCGGCCAAAAAGATTAAAGATATTAACGCTCAGTTACTGGAAGGAGAAGTTAACCGGATTGCGGATAACTATGTAAAATATTCCTCATGGTACAAAGAAAATGCGAAGAATTACGAATTGTAA
- a CDS encoding M4 family metallopeptidase, producing the protein MKTKFILLAGIAVSSFVFGQDRPSKLIPGKSGLHSDFMRFDKNGPVFQGSPVLFDEGSQRLSPGQARKLGTEKDKLGFETHRFQQTVNGIPVEYGMMAVQTKGGKIVGQSGKWILNTPKAVEKAANISEDIALQNALSFVGAEAYKWQNKTEEDFIKREAGNSDATFAPKGELVYYSDPSDENMADLKLAYKFDIYAEKPLSRQYVFVDAKNGKVLGTDAIIHEVNTPGTATTVYSGSRSIITDSYNGSYRLRETGRNGGTAVETYNMKKGTNFANAVDFTDADNNWNNINTNKDEYATDAHWGAEMTLDYYYTKYGRKSIDNNNFAIKSYVHYSTNLFNAYWDGSRMLYGDGSSTTNGGKPLTAIDVCGHEITHGMTSKTANLAYQRESGALNEGFSDIFGNTIERWARPAKASWTIGEDFNYVIRDMSNPNAYRQPDTYMGTYWKTATTSGCSFPSQTNDYCGVHTNSGVLNFWYYLLVTGGSGTNDKGFAYNVSGIGLDKAAAIAYRTLTTYLTSSSTYANTRTYSLQAAADLYGAGSNEVTQVTNAWNAVGVGGGTSPAGKTAIAADAPLYTISPNPATDRFTVAFEGKSGKGTVELIGLTGKREVSEKVNIADGINKLEIQLPSNILPGVYVVMVNGQKAGNLIKK; encoded by the coding sequence ATGAAAACAAAATTTATTTTACTAGCTGGTATTGCTGTCAGCTCTTTTGTCTTTGGGCAAGACAGACCATCCAAACTGATTCCGGGTAAAAGCGGATTACATTCAGATTTTATGAGATTCGATAAAAACGGTCCTGTTTTTCAGGGAAGTCCGGTTTTATTTGATGAGGGTTCTCAGAGACTTTCTCCCGGGCAAGCCCGTAAATTGGGGACAGAAAAAGATAAATTAGGCTTTGAGACGCATCGATTTCAGCAAACTGTTAACGGCATTCCTGTAGAATATGGAATGATGGCGGTACAGACGAAAGGAGGGAAAATCGTAGGACAATCGGGTAAATGGATCCTCAATACTCCTAAAGCTGTAGAGAAAGCAGCCAATATTTCTGAAGATATAGCATTACAAAATGCCTTATCATTTGTAGGAGCAGAAGCTTATAAATGGCAAAATAAAACGGAAGAAGATTTTATTAAAAGAGAAGCAGGCAACTCTGATGCTACTTTTGCTCCCAAAGGAGAATTAGTATATTATTCAGATCCTTCAGATGAGAATATGGCCGATTTAAAGCTGGCTTATAAATTTGACATCTATGCAGAAAAACCATTAAGCAGACAATACGTTTTTGTAGATGCTAAAAATGGGAAAGTATTGGGAACAGACGCTATTATTCATGAAGTAAATACACCGGGAACAGCAACAACAGTGTATAGCGGCAGCAGAAGTATTATAACAGATTCATATAACGGAAGTTACAGGTTAAGAGAAACCGGAAGAAACGGCGGAACAGCAGTCGAAACTTATAATATGAAGAAAGGGACCAATTTTGCAAATGCAGTAGATTTCACAGATGCAGACAATAATTGGAACAATATAAATACCAATAAAGACGAATATGCTACCGATGCCCATTGGGGTGCTGAAATGACATTGGATTATTACTATACAAAATATGGCAGAAAGAGTATTGATAATAATAATTTTGCCATCAAGTCATATGTTCATTATTCAACCAATTTATTCAATGCCTATTGGGATGGATCAAGAATGTTGTATGGTGACGGAAGTTCTACAACCAATGGTGGTAAACCGTTAACAGCTATTGATGTTTGTGGGCATGAAATTACTCATGGGATGACTTCCAAAACGGCCAATCTTGCTTATCAGAGAGAATCAGGAGCGTTAAATGAAGGTTTTTCTGATATTTTTGGAAACACTATTGAACGCTGGGCAAGACCTGCCAAAGCAAGCTGGACAATAGGAGAAGACTTCAATTACGTGATCCGGGATATGTCTAATCCTAATGCTTACAGACAGCCTGATACCTATATGGGAACCTATTGGAAAACAGCAACCACTTCTGGTTGTTCCTTTCCAAGTCAAACTAACGATTATTGTGGTGTTCATACCAATTCCGGAGTGCTTAACTTCTGGTATTACCTTCTGGTAACAGGAGGATCAGGTACCAACGATAAAGGCTTTGCCTATAATGTGTCGGGAATCGGGCTCGACAAAGCAGCAGCTATTGCTTATAGAACCCTGACTACTTATCTTACTTCTTCTTCTACTTACGCCAATACAAGAACTTATTCTCTTCAGGCAGCAGCAGATCTGTATGGAGCAGGAAGTAATGAAGTGACTCAGGTTACAAACGCCTGGAATGCGGTAGGTGTTGGTGGAGGTACTTCACCGGCAGGAAAAACTGCAATTGCAGCAGATGCTCCGCTTTATACTATCAGTCCAAACCCGGCAACGGATAGATTTACAGTAGCATTTGAAGGGAAATCCGGAAAAGGAACTGTGGAATTAATCGGGTTAACGGGAAAAAGAGAGGTTTCTGAAAAAGTCAATATTGCTGACGGAATTAATAAACTGGAAATACAACTTCCATCAAATATTCTTCCTGGAGTATATGTTGTAATGGTAAATGGACAGAAAGCAGGAAACTTAATCAAAAAGTAA
- a CDS encoding NifU family protein: MRTVLIEPTENPKVMKFVADYNLIPGSLELDRNSDISEIPLAQELFNYPFVERIFITANFVAVAKQDTIEWEHVAESLKNVIEDELLANPRIYLQKKKEMYQIYAEMTPNPNVMKFVSNKLLIDGFVEVKSRDAAEEVPLAQAIFNEFDFATEVFISDNFVAVTRDNSVEWHQVMMTVRSLIADYLQNGGTISNLEPQKHESPVEKIINRDYTEDEQKISDILNEYVAPAVENDGGKISLMEYDEASKTAKMLLQGACSGCPSSTATLKNGIENILKQFVPDLVERVEAVNG, from the coding sequence ATGCGTACCGTACTTATAGAACCAACCGAAAACCCGAAAGTAATGAAATTTGTTGCTGATTATAATCTCATTCCGGGTTCTTTGGAGTTGGACAGAAATTCAGATATCTCAGAAATTCCTTTAGCTCAGGAACTTTTCAATTATCCTTTTGTAGAAAGGATTTTCATTACTGCCAATTTTGTAGCAGTAGCCAAACAGGATACCATCGAATGGGAACATGTAGCTGAAAGCCTGAAGAATGTGATTGAAGATGAATTGTTGGCAAATCCAAGAATTTATCTTCAGAAGAAAAAAGAAATGTATCAGATTTATGCTGAAATGACTCCGAATCCTAATGTCATGAAGTTTGTTTCAAACAAATTACTGATAGATGGTTTTGTAGAAGTGAAATCGAGGGATGCTGCGGAAGAAGTTCCTTTGGCGCAAGCTATTTTCAATGAGTTTGATTTCGCAACGGAAGTTTTCATTTCCGATAACTTTGTAGCGGTTACCAGAGACAATTCCGTGGAGTGGCATCAGGTAATGATGACAGTTCGTTCTCTTATTGCTGATTACCTTCAAAACGGAGGCACAATATCCAACCTTGAGCCTCAGAAACATGAAAGTCCTGTTGAAAAAATCATTAACAGAGATTATACTGAGGATGAACAGAAAATTTCCGATATTTTAAATGAATACGTAGCTCCTGCAGTAGAAAATGACGGAGGAAAGATTTCCTTAATGGAATATGATGAAGCGAGCAAAACTGCGAAAATGCTTTTACAGGGAGCCTGTTCAGGATGCCCGAGCTCTACAGCGACTCTGAAAAACGGAATTGAGAATATTTTAAAACAATTCGTTCCGGATTTAGTAGAAAGAGTTGAGGCAGTCAACGGATAA